The genome window gattgaagaaggaaagtcTAGAGGAAGTTTTGGCGAAGGGACCTCGCAGACGGAGTTCATTAGTCTCCCTATCTTCTCTCAAAGCATGGAGATGATAGCAAGCACAAGGTCAAAGCTGGCCAAGAAAAGCCTCCCAGCCGTAATAGATAACGACCTACGGTTTAAATCTCTAGCCTGTATGATCTAAGCAGCGTAAATGGCAATGAAATATCGAACAATATATGCATGTGGTATTAATATACATGGATCACATCAAGCTCGTCCGTCCTCCAATCTCTTGGCTGCCCTCGCCGTTGGGCATCTCACCGTTCCGTCCAAAGATGAACTCCCGGTAAATACCCTCCAAGCGGCGTCTTTCAGCTGGGCTGAGGGAGCTACGCGTTGTGTTCAAGGAACGTTCCATGTGCTCCCACCGCACGATGATCTCCTCGCGGGGTTCCTCGTGCGCGGTCCCGTTGGGGGCTGCGGTCTGGGTGTTGTTCGCCGTGCCTTGCTCCGACTGTCGCTGGCGTCGTCGTGCGCTCTTGATTGCATCGAGCTTGGACGCGACAACGGCTGGAGAAGGCATCGATACCTTTCCGGCCTCCTGTTCGGAGGCGGAGTAGAGGAACTGGATGAATGACTTGGTGCTAATGGCTGTCGATGAGGACTTTGTGCCGTTCTTGGCCGTGGACTTGTCGTTCACGGAGTGGTCGCCCAGGGCATCGTGAACTGCCTCAAGGTGGGCGTTGTATACGACAGCCTGTAGATCAGCTCCGGAGAAGCCCTCTGTACGGGTGGCCACTTCGTCCAGACGAGCAGCGACTTCCTCGTTCATTGCGAGCTTCTCGCTCACTGCTCGGATAATGTCGAGTCGGTCTGCGTGGTTGGGCATGTCGCAGATCAAAGATTTGTCGAGACGTCCTGGTCGGAGCAGGGCGGGATCGATGAGGTCAGGTCGGGATGTAGCTGCAAGGACGTACACTCCGGAGAGACCTTCGGCACCATCCATTTGTGTCAAAAGCTGGTTGACGACGCGATCGGTGACACCAGTAGAGTCGTGTCCACGCTTAGGTGCGATACTGTCGAActcatcgaagaagaggatacaTGGTCGAGCAGCCTGCGCCCGTTCGAAGAGATCTCGGACACTCTTCTCACTCGCACCGATATACTTGTTCAAGATTTCAGGACCTTTCACGGAGATGAAGTTCAGGCCACACTCTCCGGCTACCGCACTGGCGAGCAACGTCTTTCCACATCCAGGGTATCCGTAAAGTAGCAGACCTGAGCGCAGACGCAAAGGACATTGTGCGAAAATAGGCGCGTACTTGGTGGGATACTGCAACGTCTCGAGAAGCATTTTACGGGTCTCAGTCAATCCACCGATGCCAGCAAAGGTCGTAGTAGACGAGGTGAGCGTAACGTTTCGAAGAGACGCGGGAGTGAAGCCTTTGATAGCGTTTTCAAAATCATCTGCCCCGAGCGTGATGGCtctcgacgatgatgaaataTCCTGAACAGAGCGAATAAGAGCCTCGTTCCGTGCGCGGGAGACTAGAAGGACCATATCACCGGGCATGTACCCATCTGTCTTGCCAGCAAGTTCCAAGAAATCCACATCCCTACCAAGCACGAACCCGTCTGCGCCTGCTGAGCTGGGACGACTTCCTGGATTGGAAGGGTTCAGCCAGGAGTCTTGCGTAGAGGAACTGGAGTTCCGTGCATGACCGTTCAACGCAGGTGGGACACCTCTGTCCTGGCTGGTAAGTTGCTCCAGCACCTTGCGGCGACCTTCCTTGTCCGGAGCCCTCAAGTGGATGATCTCTCGGACAACGTGACCTCCGATAATGACATTGTTCAAGGACTCTTTCGACTGTGCCGTGGCCAGCAGAACCACCGAAGAGTTCATGGTGCAATACTCGCGCACCATCGAGCAGATAACTTCACTGTTCTGGCGGCTGCGGCCATTGTCCCCTCCAACCTGAAGCTCTGTCTCGACAGGACACAGCTTGTCAAGATCATCCAGAATCACAAGCGACTGTCCGCCAAGACGTGCGCACCAGGAAGCGGACATGAAAAGGCGGTTCAGCGTTTCTTTGATGTTTGAAATCCGGGTCTCGTCGGTAACCAGTTTCCGACAAGAGAAATATTTTACGTTGAACAGATAGTCCGTCCGCACACGGTGAGCTAGTAGATGGCTCAAAGCTGTCTTTCCAGATCCCAGACCGCCTGTGAGCAAGAtagaggaggatttggtcAGGTTATCGATAGACTGAGAGATAATACGGTCGATCCCGACCAGTTCAGGAACAGTAGGCGGTATTGCGTCCtcagatggatgggtggaggAGCTTGATTCCGCTGGACGGGGTATCTCAGCCTGCACTTCCAGCGACAGCTTAGCATCTGATCCCAAGAGCCAGTTTGTTGCTGGTTTTGCCGTTTCGGAACCAGTCTTCAGCGGAGGGTCAAATCGGAGAATAGCACCGTCGAAACTGGGTCCTGTTGCCTGGTAGTCTGTATTTGGCAAAACCATCCCATCGGTCAAGGGCCCTGCTAGTAGCCCCTTATCCGATCCAGTACTCCCATAGATCATCTTGATACGCTCTGCCAATGCATCTCTCGCTGCCGCAGTATCGGACCCGAATTTCaatccatctttcttctttgtcgtaTCAGCCATAAAAGGATGTATCTTGAGCGTTTTTACCGTGGACCGCTGTAGCGGCGGAGGGGCCGCCTCGACTCGAATAATACCACCCACCATACCCTCAGCACCGAGAGCCGCAGACAACAAAGTGGATACTGCAATATGCTGAGTGTCCGGAGCATCAGTCCACGGGATCAACCTTGCAACCAGCTTGGCCGCCGGTGTTCCGGCATCGCTACCTTTTTGTTCCGTTTGTTCTACCTGTTGCTGCGGGTCGGGTGGCGCCTTCAAGCCAGCAGGCTGGACAACCGAAATGCAAGCCCATCCTGCACCCCGAAGCTCGTTGGTGGCAAGCATGTCCGGATCAAGCCAAACACGGAACCCATCATTGTTGTCTTCCTCTGCCTCTTCATCAAAGTACTGCTCCGACAGTTGGCGGTCGATTccccggaagaagagggagccCCTGCTCGTTGAGTCAGATCGACTGCCCTTTGCCCGGGCGGTGCTTCCACTACTCCGTCCCCCAACactccttctgctgcttccagTGACACTCCGGCTATCTCCCCGGGCGCCTCTGTTGGCCTTCGGACGTGTCTTCGGAGCAACAATGACTTCCGCATCTGGCGCTATCTTCGCGAAGGGCGAGGTATTTGGGGGGGCAGGAGTCAAAGATGTGATGACAATGTTGGCCGTGGATGTTGGAGATAAATGCAATGCAAGAGGGTGCATGTGATCAGGTTGAGGCGTCGTGTATgtggggttggggagagcTCGAATCTGCGATAGAAGGTTAAGCTCGAGGAAGGTCGCGTGAAGCTCAATAACTGCAGGTGATTAGACGAGCCGGTAAATCATAGAAGGGGACCCAAAACATACTCTCCCAATCTTCCGGAGTCAGAGGTTCAATATTAATGGTATGCGCAACGGGTGGATCAAGATGGATGTATATCCCGACCTAGGCGCATTAGCATCTGAGGGTCCCCGTCGCGACCGGCACACTTACCCTTTGGCCATCAGCAAGACCCAAGAGTCGCCCAAATGTTGTATCCAGCTCTACTGTAGCGATGTCCTGCTCCCTGGCGGCAGAAGCACTGCTAATACCGTCCCTTCCCACGACGGGAGCCAGCTTCCGCTTACTCGGCATTCCAGTCCATCCCAGATAGCATGACCGCTGCGCGGGG of Aspergillus luchuensis IFO 4308 DNA, chromosome 7, nearly complete sequence contains these proteins:
- the pex1 gene encoding AAA family ATPase peroxin 1 (COG:O;~EggNog:ENOG410PGQH;~InterPro:IPR027417,IPR041569,IPR003959,IPR029067, IPR015342,IPR003593,IPR003960,IPR025653,IPR009010;~PFAM:PF09262,PF17862,PF00004;~go_component: GO:0005777 - peroxisome [Evidence IEA];~go_component: GO:0005778 - peroxisomal membrane [Evidence IEA];~go_function: GO:0005524 - ATP binding [Evidence IEA];~go_function: GO:0016887 - ATPase activity [Evidence IEA];~go_process: GO:0006625 - protein targeting to peroxisome [Evidence IEA];~go_process: GO:0007031 - peroxisome organization [Evidence IEA]), which translates into the protein MAPRKPSTTAEVSLVPLKNCLVNLPPSLVALLVNANTAAQNVIVELQYRQTTGKANGNPAQRSCYLGWTGMPSKRKLAPVVGRDGISSASAAREQDIATVELDTTFGRLLGLADGQRVGIYIHLDPPVAHTINIEPLTPEDWEIIELHATFLELNLLSQIRALPNPTYTTPQPDHMHPLALHLSPTSTANIVITSLTPAPPNTSPFAKIAPDAEVIVAPKTRPKANRGARGDSRSVTGSSRRSVGGRSSGSTARAKGSRSDSTSRGSLFFRGIDRQLSEQYFDEEAEEDNNDGFRVWLDPDMLATNELRGAGWACISVVQPAGLKAPPDPQQQVEQTEQKGSDAGTPAAKLVARLIPWTDAPDTQHIAVSTLLSAALGAEGMVGGIIRVEAAPPPLQRSTVKTLKIHPFMADTTKKKDGLKFGSDTAAARDALAERIKMIYGSTGSDKGLLAGPLTDGMVLPNTDYQATGPSFDGAILRFDPPLKTGSETAKPATNWLLGSDAKLSLEVQAEIPRPAESSSSTHPSEDAIPPTVPELVGIDRIISQSIDNLTKSSSILLTGGLGSGKTALSHLLAHRVRTDYLFNVKYFSCRKLVTDETRISNIKETLNRLFMSASWCARLGGQSLVILDDLDKLCPVETELQVGGDNGRSRQNSEVICSMVREYCTMNSSVVLLATAQSKESLNNVIIGGHVVREIIHLRAPDKEGRRKVLEQLTSQDRGVPPALNGHARNSSSSTQDSWLNPSNPGSRPSSAGADGFVLGRDVDFLELAGKTDGYMPGDMVLLVSRARNEALIRSVQDISSSSRAITLGADDFENAIKGFTPASLRNVTLTSSTTTFAGIGGLTETRKMLLETLQYPTKYAPIFAQCPLRLRSGLLLYGYPGCGKTLLASAVAGECGLNFISVKGPEILNKYIGASEKSVRDLFERAQAARPCILFFDEFDSIAPKRGHDSTGVTDRVVNQLLTQMDGAEGLSGVYVLAATSRPDLIDPALLRPGRLDKSLICDMPNHADRLDIIRAVSEKLAMNEEVAARLDEVATRTEGFSGADLQAVVYNAHLEAVHDALGDHSVNDKSTAKNGTKSSSTAISTKSFIQFLYSASEQEAGKVSMPSPAVVASKLDAIKSARRRQRQSEQGTANNTQTAAPNGTAHEEPREEIIVRWEHMERSLNTTRSSLSPAERRRLEGIYREFIFGRNGEMPNGEGSQEIGGRTSLM